A stretch of Bradyrhizobium diazoefficiens DNA encodes these proteins:
- a CDS encoding SDR family oxidoreductase, which produces MARELDGKVAAVTGAASGIGLASTEAMLAAGARVVLIDRDEAALTALGNKHGDAAIPLVVDLLDPKDCATLLPRVLEKAGQLDILHANAGAYVGGDLVDADTTAIDRMLNLNVNVVMKNVHDVLPHMIERRTGDIIVTSSLAAHFPTPWEPVYASSKWAINCFVQTVRRQVFKHGIRVGSISPGPVVTALLADWPAEKLKEARDSGSLLGAGEVADVVMFMLTRPRGMTIRDVVMMPTNFDL; this is translated from the coding sequence ATGGCAAGAGAATTGGACGGCAAGGTAGCTGCCGTGACCGGGGCCGCATCGGGCATCGGGCTCGCGAGCACTGAAGCGATGCTGGCCGCGGGCGCGCGCGTGGTGCTGATCGACCGCGACGAGGCTGCGCTGACCGCGCTTGGCAACAAGCATGGCGACGCCGCGATCCCGCTGGTCGTCGACCTGCTCGATCCCAAAGACTGCGCCACGCTGCTGCCGCGCGTTCTGGAGAAGGCGGGCCAGCTCGACATCCTGCATGCCAATGCGGGCGCCTATGTCGGCGGCGACCTCGTCGATGCCGACACCACGGCGATCGACCGGATGCTGAATTTGAATGTCAACGTCGTGATGAAGAACGTGCACGACGTGCTGCCGCACATGATCGAGCGCAGGACCGGCGACATCATCGTCACGAGCTCGCTGGCGGCGCATTTTCCGACGCCCTGGGAGCCGGTCTATGCGTCGTCCAAATGGGCGATCAACTGCTTTGTCCAGACGGTGCGGCGCCAGGTCTTCAAGCACGGCATTCGCGTCGGCTCGATCTCGCCCGGCCCGGTCGTCACCGCGCTGCTCGCGGACTGGCCGGCCGAGAAGCTGAAGGAAGCAAGGGATTCGGGAAGCCTGCTGGGGGCCGGCGAGGTGGCTGACGTGGTGATGTTCATGCTGACGCGGCCGCGCGGCATGACCATCCGCGACGTGGTGATGATGCCGACCAATTTCGATCTGTAG
- a CDS encoding DUF6429 family protein, whose protein sequence is MAINKDKIDDAALALLYLTLHDGYRAWKGFDWGVLGRLHDKGMILDPVGKVKSVVFTDEGLERAEALFKELFEE, encoded by the coding sequence ATGGCCATCAATAAGGACAAGATCGACGACGCCGCGTTGGCGTTGCTTTATTTGACCCTGCACGATGGCTATCGTGCATGGAAAGGCTTTGATTGGGGCGTGCTCGGACGCCTGCATGACAAGGGGATGATCCTTGACCCCGTCGGCAAGGTAAAGTCTGTCGTGTTCACCGACGAGGGACTCGAACGCGCGGAAGCATTGTTCAAAGAGTTGTTCGAGGAATAA
- a CDS encoding mismatch-specific DNA-glycosylase: MPAPAPHRLPDQLRPNLRLVFVGTAASTRSAELGHYYAHPGNRFWRAIHEAGITPRRYQPGEFAALIELGIGFTDLSKSGAGMDHQIAAETIDVPGFRAKIEKYRPRTIAFTSKKAASLFYGRPSNGISLGRQMRDEGPAEIFVLPSPSGAASGHWTLEPWRELAAWIKSDTHAV, encoded by the coding sequence TTGCCTGCACCCGCCCCTCACCGCCTTCCCGACCAACTCCGTCCCAACCTCCGCCTCGTCTTCGTCGGCACCGCCGCCAGCACGCGCTCGGCCGAACTCGGTCACTACTACGCCCATCCCGGCAACCGCTTTTGGCGTGCGATCCATGAGGCCGGCATCACGCCGCGGCGCTATCAGCCGGGCGAGTTCGCCGCGCTGATCGAGCTCGGGATCGGCTTCACCGATCTCTCCAAATCGGGCGCCGGGATGGATCACCAGATCGCGGCTGAGACGATCGACGTGCCCGGCTTCAGGGCCAAGATCGAAAAGTATCGACCGCGAACGATTGCGTTCACGAGCAAGAAGGCGGCGAGCTTGTTTTATGGCAGGCCATCGAACGGGATTTCGCTGGGGCGGCAGATGCGCGACGAAGGCCCAGCCGAGATATTCGTGCTACCGTCGCCGTCCGGTGCCGCTTCCGGTCACTGGACGCTGGAGCCGTGGCGCGAACTCGCGGCCTGGATCAAGAGCGATACTCATGCGGTTTGA
- a CDS encoding HNH endonuclease yields the protein MPKERTSVPEDVSAEVLFLQDHTCCICREPGKRIQIHHIDGNPTNHFVNNLAVLCFDDHDRTQVRGGFGRTLLAAEVEKYRVDWIARVADRRARADNIAIASMSRTMKPDLSAEWNRPSDTQLIAYIEHLPSLRKVAHDRARNDWDSGVTGQMRGAALEIIDILERVLLHLSAWYPPDHFGPDGAGKYFNDYVASRYLWHRSVSEPAGPGSGGTMIHILTAHGVMEDLSRTVEDMVEALGMGEINLPLWRTKWRVAGRFAPSILERLSEFSSRLFSWLS from the coding sequence ATGCCAAAAGAACGAACATCTGTGCCCGAGGACGTGAGCGCCGAAGTATTATTTTTGCAAGATCATACCTGTTGTATCTGCCGCGAGCCAGGTAAGCGGATCCAAATTCATCATATTGATGGCAATCCAACCAACCATTTTGTGAATAATCTTGCAGTACTTTGTTTCGACGACCACGATCGGACTCAAGTTCGAGGTGGGTTTGGAAGAACGTTGCTCGCGGCCGAAGTAGAAAAGTATCGCGTCGATTGGATAGCGAGAGTGGCGGACCGCCGCGCGAGGGCTGACAATATCGCCATTGCTTCGATGTCGCGAACGATGAAGCCCGATTTGAGCGCTGAATGGAATCGTCCGTCCGACACGCAGTTAATCGCATATATCGAGCACCTCCCAAGCTTGCGCAAGGTTGCTCATGACCGAGCGCGTAATGACTGGGACTCTGGCGTTACTGGCCAAATGCGTGGTGCGGCCTTGGAAATCATCGATATCCTGGAACGGGTCCTGCTTCATCTATCCGCGTGGTATCCTCCGGATCATTTTGGACCAGATGGTGCCGGCAAATACTTCAACGACTATGTTGCTTCGCGTTATTTGTGGCACCGATCTGTCAGTGAGCCGGCCGGTCCGGGGAGCGGCGGCACGATGATACATATTCTAACCGCTCACGGGGTTATGGAAGATTTGTCGAGAACTGTTGAAGACATGGTTGAAGCCCTGGGGATGGGCGAGATCAATCTACCCCTTTGGCGGACAAAGTGGAGGGTGGCGGGTCGGTTTGCTCCATCTATCTTGGAACGTTTGTCCGAATTTTCGTCGCGCTTATTTTCGTGGCTGTCATGA